A region of Paenibacillus thiaminolyticus DNA encodes the following proteins:
- a CDS encoding DUF58 domain-containing protein yields the protein MNSPQLVPRRPRSRRRIFFIAFVIYVSCVFYFLFQGGKTSFMLLSMATVLAVYWTCGWFGGVNKVQGQRMVRRGTSQFLPAQSRILVSVELRVPGWIPLPYVIVQDGLYRFDELYSQAESAVTLNAGRQAVWTYRTPPLPRGAYHLDATTCLSKDLFGIFEQRGQFHTPSSFSILPATVPIPAWSQAGHQAVQPGQTQAMDKRKRESTQLNGIREYVPGDRLSRIHWNATAKTGSLKSKQFDQEVQAPILIVLDIRTASYESPASFELALSAAASIAQYAKANRHPAYLAGIGGSLHWWDAMALAREPVAYKQWLSTIEPEIPNPQVNDRIGTMLAQRASLLRGASVAWISGTMTSGDMAAIGGLRSLGGSGTFIHAAPGRGPDEASLLRDLAKQGFDYKWLDELNHLPKLLGGGMTWK from the coding sequence ATGAATTCGCCGCAGCTGGTGCCCCGCCGTCCGCGTTCGCGGAGACGGATATTTTTTATTGCGTTCGTCATTTATGTCAGTTGTGTTTTCTATTTTCTGTTCCAGGGCGGCAAGACATCCTTCATGCTGCTGTCGATGGCCACCGTGCTTGCCGTCTATTGGACATGCGGGTGGTTCGGGGGCGTGAATAAGGTGCAGGGACAGCGTATGGTCCGCAGAGGGACAAGCCAGTTCCTCCCCGCCCAATCCCGCATCCTGGTCTCGGTGGAGCTGCGCGTTCCGGGATGGATTCCGCTACCTTATGTTATCGTGCAGGACGGGCTGTACCGCTTCGATGAACTGTACAGTCAAGCGGAGTCAGCCGTTACCCTGAACGCCGGGAGGCAGGCCGTCTGGACGTACCGGACGCCGCCGCTTCCGCGCGGAGCATACCATTTGGATGCGACCACATGCTTGTCCAAAGATTTATTCGGCATTTTCGAGCAGCGCGGACAGTTCCATACGCCGTCCTCCTTCTCCATCTTGCCGGCCACGGTTCCGATCCCTGCCTGGAGCCAAGCCGGCCATCAAGCGGTCCAGCCCGGACAGACGCAAGCGATGGATAAGAGGAAGCGGGAGTCAACCCAATTGAACGGCATACGGGAATACGTGCCTGGCGATCGTCTCTCGCGCATTCATTGGAACGCCACCGCCAAGACCGGAAGCTTGAAATCGAAGCAGTTCGATCAGGAAGTGCAAGCTCCAATCCTGATCGTGCTCGATATCAGGACCGCCTCCTATGAGAGTCCGGCTAGCTTCGAATTGGCGCTCTCGGCAGCGGCATCGATTGCGCAATATGCGAAGGCGAACAGGCATCCGGCCTATTTGGCCGGAATCGGCGGCTCACTTCATTGGTGGGACGCCATGGCGCTCGCACGCGAACCGGTAGCTTACAAGCAGTGGCTGTCCACCATTGAGCCGGAGATCCCCAATCCGCAAGTGAATGACCGGATTGGCACGATGCTGGCGCAGCGCGCCTCACTGCTGCGCGGGGCGTCCGTCGCCTGGATCAGCGGGACGATGACATCCGGCGATATGGCGGCTATCGGCGGCCTTCGCTCCCTTGGCGGCAGCGGCACGTTCATTCATGCCGCTCCCGGCAGAGGCCCTGATGAAGCCAGCCTGCTTCGCGACTTGGCGAAGCAGGGCTTTGACTATAAATGGCTGGATGAACTGAACCATCTTCCTAAGCTGCTTGGAGGTGGGATGACATGGAAGTGA